In Vitis vinifera cultivar Pinot Noir 40024 chromosome 17, ASM3070453v1, one genomic interval encodes:
- the LOC132252787 gene encoding uncharacterized protein LOC132252787, whose product MTEYSMLLVSRLDPLRYLFDRPVLTGRLMRWLVLLTEFDIHYVTQKSVKGSIVADHLASLPISDDRSVDDDFPDEQIVSMTSITGWRLYFDGAANQSGFGIGILLISPQGDHIPISVRLAFSDHHRLMNNIVKFEACITGLETTLDLGIRQLEIHGDSNLIRCVKVYTFAQGGELVCRCISHLASLIVILAGVNVRPLLIETKSAPAYYCMIGEIKDQIELPWYHDIYQFLSCGAYLELASAKDRRALRQLATRFVVCGDVLYRRSPDGLLLLCLDCASADRVMREVHAGVCGPHMGGHMLARKIMRTGYFWLTMETDCCQFVQRSQECQMHGDLIHVPPSELHALASPWPFSVWGIDIIGKISPKSSSGHEYILVAIDYFTKWVEAASYVRLTAARMAKFIRSHIICRYGVPHELISDRGVYFKGEVDTLIQEYGIQHHRSFTYRPQTNGAVEAIEMRSLRVALKQHISEAEWAQSRYDQLSLLDEKRLRAADHVQAYQKKMTRAFKKRVKPRKFQRGDLVLKVLRGLISDPRGKFRPSWSRPYVIRDLTREGAAWLTDLDGNQFTEPVNVDQLKKFYA is encoded by the exons atgacagagtattctATGCTCTTGGTCTCACGATTGGACCCGTTGAGGTATCTATTTGACAGGCCTGTTCTGACCGGTAGGCTCATGAGATGGCTGGTATTgttgacagagtttgatattcattatgtcacGCAGAAGTCAGTAAAGGGAagcattgttgcagatcatCTAGCTTCTTTGCCGATATCCGATGACCGatcagttgatgatgatttccctgatgAGCAGATTGTTTCAATGACTAGTATTACGGGGTGGCggttgtactttgatggtgccgcCAATCAGTCAGGGTTTGGCATTGGTATCTTATTGATATCACCACAGGGTGATCATATCCCCATATCAGTCCGGTTAGCATTTTCTGATCATCACCGGTTGATGAATAATATTGTAAAGTTTGAGGCTTGCATTACAGGTTTGGAGACTACACTTGATCTTGGCATTAGGCAGTTGGAGATCCACGGGGATTCCAACTTG ATTCGATGTGTTAAGGTATATACATTTGCCCAGGGCGGAGAATTAGTTTGTCGATGCATTAGCCACCTTGCTTCTCTGATTGTGATCCTTGCGGGGGTGAATGTTAGGCCATTGCTGATTGAGACTAAGTCTGCACCAGCTTACTATTGTATGATTGGAGAGATAAAGGATCAGATTGAGTTGCCATGGTATCATGATATTTATCAGTTTCTGTCATGCGGCGCTTACCTAGAGTTAGCCTCggccaaggataggagagcattgagacagttggccaccaGATTTGTTGTTTGCGGGGATGTGCTGTATAGGAGATCACCTGATGGcttgttattattatgtttagaCTGTGCAtctgcagatcgagtgatgagagaggttcatgcagggGTCTGTGGCCCACACATGGGAGGTCATATGCTAGcacgtaagatcatgaggactggcTACTTTTGGTTaaccatggagacagattgttgtcagtttgtACAGAGAAGTCAGGAGTGTCAGATGCATGGAGACTTGATACACGTGCCACCTTCTGAGTTGCATGCACTTGCATCcccttggccattttcagtatggggtattgatattattgggaagatctcGCCCAAGTCTTCCAGTGGGCATGAGTACATTTTGGTTGCCATTgactatttcaccaagtgggtggaagctgctTCTTATGTTAGGTTGACAGCGGCCAGAATGGCCAAGTTCATCAGATCGCATATTATCTGCCGATACGGGGTCCCTCATGAGCTGATCTCAGACAGAGGGGTGTATTTCAAGGGCGAGGTGGACACGTTGATTCAAGAGTATGGCATTCAGCATCACAGATCGTTTACATACAGGCCGCAGACTAATGGAGCAGTTGAGGCc attgagatgagatCTTTGAGAGTAGCACTAAAGCAGCATATATCCGAGGCCGAGTGGGCCCAGTCTCGTTATGATCAGCTTAGCCTGTTGGATGAGAAGAGATTGAGGGCggcagatcatgttcaggcctatcagaAGAAGATGACCCGTGCATTCAAAAAGAGGGTCAAGCCTAGGAAATTCCAGAGAGGTGACCTAGTCTTGAAAGTcctcaggggattgatcagtgACCCTAGAGGCAAGTTTAGACCGAGTTGGAGCAGGCCTTATGTCATCCGAGATCTGACTCGAGAGGGAGCTGCCTGGTTGACAGACCTAGACGGAAATCAGTTCACAGAGCCAGttaatgtggatcagctgaagaagttttaTGCGTGA